One region of Malania oleifera isolate guangnan ecotype guangnan chromosome 6, ASM2987363v1, whole genome shotgun sequence genomic DNA includes:
- the LOC131157892 gene encoding small ribosomal subunit protein uS17 isoform X2 produces the protein MAEQTEKAFLKQPKVFLCSKKSGKGKRPGKGGNRFWKSVGLGFKTPKEAIEGAYIDKKCPFTGNVSIRGRIIAGTCHSAKMMRTIIVRRNYLHYVKKYQRYEKRHSNIPAHISPCFRVKEGDHVIIGQCRPLSKTVRFNVLKVVPAGSSGGGGKKAFVAM, from the exons ATGGCGGAACAG ACTGAGAAGGCATTTCTGAAGCAGCCCAAGGTGTTCTTATG CTCGAAGAAATCTGGGAAGGGGAAGCGTCCTGGAAAAGGTGGCAATCGCTTCTGGAAGAGCGTTGGCTTGGGATTCAAGACACCCAAAGAAGCCATTGAAG GAGCATACATTGATAAGAAATGTCCTTTCACTGGTAATGTTTCAATCAGGGGTCGTATCATTGCTGGCACTTGCCATAGCGCCAAGATGATGAGGACCATTATTGTTCGTAGAAACTATCTTCACTATGTCAAGAAATATCAAAG ATATGAGAAGAGACACTCAAATATTCCAGCACACATCTCACCTTGTTTCCGTGTGAAGGAAGGAGATCATGTTATTATTGGCCAGTGCAG GCCATTGTCAAAGACCGTCAGGTTCAATGTTTTGAAAGTTGTTCCCGCTGGATCTTCAGGCGGAGGTGGGAAGAAGGCTTTTGTAGCCATGTGA
- the LOC131157892 gene encoding small ribosomal subunit protein uS17 isoform X1, protein MAEQTEKAFLKQPKVFLCSKKSGKGKRPGKGGNRFWKSVGLGFKTPKEAIEGAYIDKKCPFTGNVSIRGRIIAGTCHSAKMMRTIIVRRNYLHYVKKYQRYEKRHSNIPAHISPCFRVKEGDHVIIGQCRFNLLLKRPFLFILSVHMKCWIGRWLSILIVHILFVNYHFLQAIVKDRQVQCFESCSRWIFRRRWEEGFCSHVKFVF, encoded by the exons ATGGCGGAACAG ACTGAGAAGGCATTTCTGAAGCAGCCCAAGGTGTTCTTATG CTCGAAGAAATCTGGGAAGGGGAAGCGTCCTGGAAAAGGTGGCAATCGCTTCTGGAAGAGCGTTGGCTTGGGATTCAAGACACCCAAAGAAGCCATTGAAG GAGCATACATTGATAAGAAATGTCCTTTCACTGGTAATGTTTCAATCAGGGGTCGTATCATTGCTGGCACTTGCCATAGCGCCAAGATGATGAGGACCATTATTGTTCGTAGAAACTATCTTCACTATGTCAAGAAATATCAAAG ATATGAGAAGAGACACTCAAATATTCCAGCACACATCTCACCTTGTTTCCGTGTGAAGGAAGGAGATCATGTTATTATTGGCCAGTGCAGGTTCAATCTTTTACTCAAAAGGCCTTTCCTTTTTATCCTTTCTGTCCATATGAAGTGCTGGATCGGCAGATGGTTATCTATTCTAATCGTTCATATATTGTTTGTGAATTATCATTTCTTGCAGGCCATTGTCAAAGACCGTCAGGTTCAATGTTTTGAAAGTTGTTCCCGCTGGATCTTCAGGCGGAGGTGGGAAGAAGGCTTTTGTAGCCATGTGAAGTTTGTCTTTTAG